Proteins from a single region of Nakamurella deserti:
- a CDS encoding ABC-F family ATP-binding cassette domain-containing protein, giving the protein MTATLKADGLGAGFGDRTLFTDFDLVIAPGDVVGLVGANGAGKSTLLKMLAGIETPVEGRVTLSPSDATVGYLPQEVERRAGETVAGHLARRTGVADAQRDLDAVTEALTAGEPGADDAFTPILDRWLALGGADLESRTDAVLADLGLHVDPTMPMTGLSGGQAARVGLAALLLSRFDVLLLDEPTNDLDLDGLDRLERFVTGARTGIVLVSHDREFLARCVSTVVELDLAQQQISVYGGGYESYLTEREVARRHAREAFEEYADKRDELKERGQMQRTWMDVGIRKQAIARKKDNDKIARASRIEQTEKQAAKVSQTERMLERLPEVAEPRKEWKLHYTIQAAGRSGSVVATLRDAVVQRGDFTLGPVSLQVDLGDRIGVTGPNGGGKSTLLALLLGRLTPSVGAAALGSGVQIGEMDQARQLLTGGATLLDAFEAEVPDWAPNDIRTLLAKFGLGAHHVLRPTATASPGERTRAAMALLQARGVNLLVLDEPTNHLDLPAIEQLESALESYTGTLLLVTHDRRMLDAVRLNRRWHVEAGTVTER; this is encoded by the coding sequence GTGACCGCAACGCTGAAGGCCGACGGCCTGGGAGCCGGGTTCGGTGACCGGACCCTGTTCACCGATTTCGACCTGGTGATCGCCCCGGGGGACGTGGTCGGCCTGGTGGGCGCCAACGGCGCCGGCAAGTCGACCCTGCTGAAGATGCTGGCCGGGATCGAGACACCCGTCGAGGGCCGCGTGACGCTGTCGCCGTCGGACGCGACCGTCGGCTACCTGCCGCAGGAGGTGGAACGCCGGGCCGGCGAGACGGTGGCCGGGCACCTCGCCCGCCGCACCGGCGTCGCCGACGCGCAACGGGACCTCGACGCGGTCACCGAGGCGCTCACCGCCGGCGAGCCGGGCGCGGACGACGCGTTCACCCCGATCCTGGACCGCTGGCTGGCCCTGGGTGGCGCCGACCTGGAGAGCCGCACCGATGCGGTGCTGGCCGACCTGGGACTCCACGTCGACCCGACGATGCCGATGACGGGACTGTCCGGCGGGCAGGCCGCGCGGGTGGGACTCGCGGCGCTGCTGCTGTCCCGCTTCGACGTGCTGCTGCTGGACGAGCCGACCAACGACCTCGACCTGGACGGCCTCGATCGGCTGGAGCGCTTCGTGACCGGCGCCCGCACCGGCATCGTCCTGGTGTCCCACGACCGCGAGTTCCTGGCCCGCTGCGTCAGCACCGTCGTCGAGCTCGACCTGGCCCAGCAGCAGATCAGCGTCTACGGCGGCGGCTACGAGTCGTACCTGACCGAGCGGGAGGTCGCCCGGCGGCACGCGCGGGAGGCGTTCGAGGAGTACGCCGACAAGCGGGACGAGCTCAAGGAGCGTGGGCAGATGCAGCGCACGTGGATGGATGTCGGCATCCGCAAGCAGGCCATCGCACGCAAGAAGGACAACGACAAGATCGCGCGGGCGTCGCGGATCGAGCAGACCGAGAAGCAGGCCGCCAAGGTCAGCCAGACCGAGCGGATGCTGGAGCGGCTGCCCGAGGTGGCCGAGCCCCGCAAGGAATGGAAGCTGCACTACACGATCCAGGCGGCGGGCCGGTCGGGTTCGGTGGTGGCGACGCTGCGGGACGCGGTGGTGCAGCGCGGCGACTTCACCCTCGGACCGGTGAGCCTGCAGGTCGACCTGGGCGACCGGATCGGTGTCACCGGCCCCAACGGCGGCGGCAAGTCGACGCTGCTGGCGCTGCTGCTGGGGCGACTGACGCCCTCCGTTGGGGCGGCGGCCCTGGGCTCCGGGGTGCAGATCGGTGAGATGGACCAGGCCCGGCAGCTGCTCACCGGCGGCGCCACCCTGCTGGACGCGTTCGAGGCCGAGGTACCCGACTGGGCGCCGAACGACATCCGGACGCTGCTGGCCAAGTTCGGGCTCGGGGCGCACCACGTCCTGCGGCCGACGGCGACCGCCTCGCCGGGTGAGCGCACCCGGGCGGCGATGGCGCTGCTGCAGGCCCGCGGGGTGAACCTGCTGGTGCTCGACGAGCCGACGAACCACCTGGACCTGCCGGCGATCGAGCAGCTCGAATCGGCGCTGGAGAGCTACACCGGGACGCTGCTGCTGGTCACCCACGACCGGCGGATGCTCGACGCCGTGCGGCTCAACCGCCGCTGGCACGTCGAGGCCGGGACCGTCACCGAGCGCTGA
- the nadA gene encoding quinolinate synthase NadA: protein MSVIPAVTNPRRSPDGAPSQSDAALIGAAETDHLAWAAEVRRLADERDAVILAHNYQLPAIQDVAHHVGDSLALSRIAAAAPQSTIVFCGVHFMAETAKILAPAKTVLIPDARAGCSLADSLTVEQLRGWKAEHPGAVVVSYVNTTAAVKAETDICCTSSNAVEVVASIPADREVLFGPDQFLGAHVRRTLQRDNMHVWGGECHVHAGINGRQLAETAAAAPEAELFIHPECGCATSAIYLAGAGIVEKSRVRILSTGEMVDRARATEARSVLVATEIGMIHQLRKAAPGIDFRAVNDRASCAYMKMITPERLLTALREGRDEVTVDAVTAAAARGAVEAMIAIGRPGGGE, encoded by the coding sequence ATGTCCGTCATCCCCGCCGTCACGAACCCCCGCCGGTCGCCCGACGGCGCCCCGTCGCAGAGCGACGCCGCCCTCATCGGTGCGGCCGAGACCGACCACCTGGCCTGGGCCGCCGAGGTCCGTCGCCTGGCCGACGAGCGTGACGCCGTCATCCTGGCGCACAACTACCAGCTGCCCGCGATCCAGGACGTCGCCCATCACGTGGGGGACTCGCTGGCCCTGTCCCGGATCGCCGCCGCCGCCCCGCAGTCGACCATCGTGTTCTGCGGCGTGCACTTCATGGCCGAGACGGCCAAGATCCTGGCGCCGGCCAAGACGGTGCTGATCCCCGACGCGAGAGCCGGCTGCTCGCTGGCCGACTCGCTCACCGTCGAGCAGCTCCGCGGCTGGAAGGCCGAACATCCCGGCGCCGTCGTCGTCAGCTACGTCAACACCACCGCCGCGGTGAAGGCCGAGACCGACATCTGCTGCACCAGTTCCAACGCCGTCGAGGTGGTGGCGTCGATCCCGGCCGACCGCGAGGTGCTGTTCGGCCCCGACCAGTTCCTCGGTGCCCACGTGCGGCGCACGCTGCAACGCGACAACATGCACGTCTGGGGCGGCGAGTGCCACGTGCACGCCGGCATCAACGGCCGGCAGCTGGCCGAGACCGCCGCCGCCGCACCGGAGGCCGAGCTGTTCATCCATCCGGAGTGCGGATGTGCCACCAGCGCCATCTATCTCGCCGGTGCGGGCATCGTGGAGAAGTCACGGGTCCGGATCCTGTCGACCGGCGAGATGGTGGACCGGGCGCGGGCGACCGAGGCCCGCAGCGTGCTGGTGGCCACCGAGATCGGGATGATCCACCAGCTCCGGAAAGCCGCTCCCGGCATCGACTTCCGCGCGGTCAACGACCGCGCGTCCTGCGCGTACATGAAGATGATCACCCCGGAGCGGTTGCTGACCGCGCTCCGCGAGGGACGCGACGAGGTGACCGTCGACGCCGTCACCGCCGCCGCGGCGCGCGGGGCCGTGGAGGCGATGATCGCGATCGGTCGCCCCGGCGGCGGCGAGTGA
- a CDS encoding thymidine phosphorylase produces the protein MSNAIAAVDVIRAKRDGRPLSDAQIRWMVDGYTAGAVAEEQMSALLMAIYLNGMTSEETSTWTAAMIDSGIRLNLAGIGRPVVDKHSTGGVGDKVSLILAPLVAACGAAVPQLSGRGLGHTGGTLDKLESIPGWSAVLPADRMVGQLRDVGAVICAASADLAPADRKLYALRDVTATVESIPMISASIMSKKIAEGTPSLVLDVKVGAGAFMPDQERATALARSMMDIGAAHDVTTTVVLSAMSTPLGRAAGNAVEVAEAVEVLAGGGPADVVELTLTLAREMLALAGLDTDPAVALAGGAAMDTWRAMIAGQGGDPDAELPTPLIRHVVRATTEGTVSALDAMGVGVAAWRLGAGRARKEDLVQAAAGVVCLAKPGEPVRVGQPVFELCTDDEDRLPEAVALVEAALTVAAPGTSVTATPLILDVLR, from the coding sequence ATGAGCAACGCGATCGCCGCCGTCGACGTCATCCGGGCCAAGCGGGACGGCCGGCCGCTCAGTGACGCGCAGATCCGCTGGATGGTCGACGGCTACACCGCGGGAGCCGTGGCGGAGGAACAGATGTCGGCGCTGCTGATGGCGATCTACCTCAACGGGATGACCTCGGAGGAGACGTCCACCTGGACGGCCGCCATGATCGACTCCGGCATCCGGCTCAACCTGGCCGGCATCGGCCGGCCCGTCGTCGACAAGCACTCGACCGGCGGTGTGGGGGACAAGGTCTCGTTGATCCTGGCGCCGCTGGTGGCGGCCTGCGGGGCGGCGGTGCCGCAGCTGTCGGGCCGCGGACTCGGTCACACCGGTGGCACCCTGGACAAGCTGGAGTCCATCCCCGGCTGGTCGGCGGTGCTGCCGGCGGACCGGATGGTCGGCCAGCTGCGCGACGTCGGGGCGGTCATCTGTGCCGCGTCCGCCGACCTCGCGCCGGCCGACCGCAAGCTCTACGCGCTGCGTGACGTCACCGCCACGGTCGAGTCGATCCCGATGATCTCGGCGTCGATCATGAGCAAGAAGATCGCCGAGGGCACCCCGTCGCTGGTGCTCGACGTCAAGGTCGGTGCCGGGGCGTTCATGCCCGATCAGGAGCGGGCGACCGCGCTGGCCCGCTCGATGATGGACATCGGTGCCGCCCATGACGTGACGACAACTGTGGTGTTGTCGGCGATGTCGACTCCGCTGGGCCGGGCCGCGGGGAACGCGGTGGAGGTCGCCGAGGCGGTCGAGGTACTGGCCGGTGGGGGACCGGCCGACGTCGTCGAGCTGACGTTGACGCTCGCCCGGGAGATGCTCGCGCTGGCCGGGCTCGACACCGATCCGGCCGTCGCGCTCGCCGGCGGCGCCGCGATGGACACCTGGCGGGCGATGATCGCCGGGCAGGGGGGCGACCCCGATGCGGAGCTGCCGACGCCGCTGATCCGGCACGTGGTGCGTGCGACCACCGAGGGCACGGTCAGCGCGCTGGACGCGATGGGCGTCGGCGTCGCGGCCTGGCGGCTCGGTGCCGGCCGCGCCCGCAAGGAGGACCTGGTGCAGGCCGCCGCCGGCGTGGTGTGCCTGGCCAAGCCGGGGGAGCCGGTCCGCGTCGGGCAACCGGTGTTCGAGCTGTGCACCGACGACGAGGACCGTCTCCCCGAGGCGGTGGCCCTCGTCGAGGCGGCGCTCACGGTGGCCGCCCCCGGCACATCCGTGACCGCGACCCCGCTGATCCTCGACGTCCTGCGCTGA
- a CDS encoding TIGR03618 family F420-dependent PPOX class oxidoreductase, translating to MPTTPLPARVRDFLRLPNPAVMATVATDGRPVSVATWYLLEDDGTILLGLDAGRARLEHMRHDPRVSLTALSEASWYTQASVQGRIGDILDDVGHRQIDRLSIHYGGQPYPDHVRPRVYTHLTIERWHAWGELKDA from the coding sequence ATGCCCACGACACCACTTCCGGCCCGTGTCCGCGACTTCCTGCGCCTGCCCAACCCTGCCGTGATGGCGACGGTCGCGACGGACGGCCGGCCGGTCTCGGTGGCCACCTGGTACCTGCTCGAGGACGACGGGACGATCCTGCTGGGCCTGGACGCCGGCCGCGCCCGGCTGGAGCACATGCGGCACGACCCACGCGTCTCGCTCACCGCGTTGTCGGAAGCCAGCTGGTACACCCAGGCCAGCGTGCAGGGCCGGATCGGCGACATCCTCGACGACGTCGGGCACCGCCAGATCGACCGGCTCTCGATCCACTACGGCGGACAGCCCTACCCCGATCATGTGCGCCCCCGGGTGTACACGCACCTGACCATCGAGCGCTGGCACGCCTGGGGTGAGCTGAAGGACGCCTGA
- a CDS encoding cytidine deaminase, which yields MSTQPDETTAALADGYDWEALRRLAVEAAGHAYCPYSGLQVGVAAVVDDGRVITGCNVENASYGLGLCAECALVGQLRLTGGGRLVALACRSGAGDLLMPCGRCRQVIYEFGGADLLVDTPSGVKPMSWVLPDAFGPEHLPG from the coding sequence TTGAGCACCCAGCCCGACGAGACCACCGCCGCGCTGGCCGACGGCTACGACTGGGAGGCACTGCGCCGGCTCGCGGTCGAGGCAGCCGGTCACGCCTACTGCCCGTACTCCGGGCTGCAGGTCGGGGTGGCGGCGGTCGTCGACGACGGCCGCGTCATCACCGGCTGCAACGTCGAGAACGCCTCCTACGGGCTCGGCCTCTGCGCGGAGTGCGCCCTGGTCGGCCAGCTGCGGCTGACCGGCGGCGGTCGGCTCGTGGCGCTGGCCTGCCGGTCCGGGGCGGGCGACCTGCTGATGCCCTGCGGCCGGTGCCGGCAGGTGATCTACGAGTTCGGCGGTGCGGATCTGCTGGTCGACACGCCGTCGGGGGTCAAGCCGATGAGCTGGGTGCTGCCCGACGCCTTCGGGCCGGAGCACCTGCCGGGCTGA
- a CDS encoding adenosine deaminase has protein sequence MSPHHGLELTSETIRRAPKVLLHDHLDGGLRPSTVIDLAARIGHELPAQTPAELAHWFVTAASSGDLVTYLETFAHTVAVMQTREALIRVASECAQDLAADGVVYAEVRFAPELHTEQGLPITTVVEAVLTGFAHGEAMAAQQGHPIVVRALLTAMRHAARSREIAELAVNYRDRGVAGFDIAGAEAGFPPSRHLDAFEYLSRENAHFTIHAGEAFGLKSIWEALSWCGADRLGHGVRLIDDVTVGDDGVVRLGRLAAYIRDTRVPLEMCPTSNVQTGAAPSIDEHPLGLLAQLKFRVTVNTDNRLMSGCSMTSEMTAVANAFGYGWADLQWLTLNAMKSAFLPFDRRLAIIDEVIKPGYAALLAG, from the coding sequence ATGTCACCCCATCACGGCCTCGAGCTGACCAGCGAGACCATCCGCCGGGCACCGAAGGTGCTGCTCCACGACCACCTGGACGGCGGCCTGCGCCCGTCGACGGTCATCGACCTGGCCGCTCGGATCGGGCACGAGCTGCCGGCGCAGACGCCGGCGGAGCTCGCGCACTGGTTCGTCACCGCGGCGAGTTCCGGCGACCTGGTCACCTATCTCGAGACGTTCGCGCACACCGTCGCGGTGATGCAGACCCGCGAGGCGTTGATCCGGGTCGCGTCCGAGTGCGCGCAGGACCTCGCCGCCGACGGCGTGGTCTACGCCGAGGTGCGGTTCGCACCCGAGCTGCACACCGAGCAGGGCCTGCCGATCACCACCGTGGTCGAGGCGGTGCTGACCGGGTTCGCCCACGGCGAGGCCATGGCCGCCCAGCAGGGGCACCCCATCGTCGTCCGTGCGCTGCTGACCGCCATGCGGCACGCCGCGCGGTCGCGCGAGATCGCCGAGCTGGCGGTGAACTACCGCGACCGCGGCGTCGCCGGCTTCGACATCGCCGGCGCCGAAGCGGGTTTCCCGCCCTCGCGGCACCTGGACGCCTTCGAGTACCTGAGCCGCGAGAACGCGCACTTCACCATCCACGCGGGCGAGGCGTTCGGGCTGAAGTCGATCTGGGAGGCACTGTCGTGGTGCGGCGCCGACCGGCTCGGGCACGGCGTGCGGTTGATCGACGACGTCACCGTCGGCGACGACGGTGTCGTCCGACTCGGCCGGCTCGCCGCCTACATCCGGGACACCCGGGTGCCGCTGGAGATGTGCCCCACGTCCAACGTCCAGACCGGCGCCGCGCCGTCCATCGACGAGCACCCGCTGGGACTGCTGGCCCAGCTCAAGTTCCGGGTCACCGTCAACACCGACAACCGGCTGATGAGCGGCTGCTCGATGACCAGCGAGATGACGGCGGTGGCCAACGCTTTCGGTTACGGCTGGGCCGATCTGCAGTGGCTCACCCTGAACGCGATGAAGTCGGCGTTCCTGCCCTTCGACCGCCGGTTGGCCATCATCGACGAGGTCATCAAGCCCGGCTACGCGGCCCTGCTGGCCGGCTGA
- the nadC gene encoding carboxylating nicotinate-nucleotide diphosphorylase, with amino-acid sequence MSVQAWMAQEAQLAAAGLRSDEIDAVVGRALQEDLRDGPDVTTMATVGPDVHGTALMVSRQSGVLAGGPLAVAVFDQVLGGDVQVDLEVADGGVLAPGTVALRVEGALAGLLTAERTALNLVTHLSGIATETRRWVDAVAGTGAVVRDTRKTLPGLRSLEKYAVRCGGGRNHRMSLGDAALIKDNHVAAAGSVGAAIAAVRSLRPDIALEVEVDTLDQLTEALDHGATLVLLDNFSLRDTATAVRRAAAYPEVRLEASGGLTLDRAHAVAATGVHYLAVGALTHSAPALDLGLDLT; translated from the coding sequence ATGAGCGTCCAGGCGTGGATGGCGCAGGAGGCGCAGCTCGCCGCGGCCGGTCTGCGCTCCGACGAGATCGACGCGGTGGTCGGCCGGGCGCTGCAGGAGGACCTGCGCGACGGCCCGGACGTGACGACGATGGCCACGGTCGGCCCGGACGTGCACGGGACCGCGCTGATGGTGAGCCGGCAGAGCGGGGTGCTCGCCGGCGGGCCGCTGGCGGTGGCGGTGTTCGACCAGGTGCTCGGCGGGGACGTCCAGGTCGACCTCGAAGTGGCCGACGGCGGGGTGCTGGCACCCGGGACGGTGGCGTTGCGGGTCGAGGGCGCACTGGCCGGGTTGCTGACCGCCGAGCGGACGGCGCTGAACCTGGTGACCCACCTTTCGGGGATCGCCACCGAGACGCGTCGCTGGGTCGACGCGGTGGCCGGGACGGGGGCGGTCGTCCGCGACACCCGCAAGACCCTGCCCGGCCTGCGGTCGCTGGAGAAGTACGCGGTGCGCTGCGGCGGTGGGCGCAACCACCGGATGTCGCTGGGCGATGCCGCGCTGATCAAGGACAACCACGTGGCCGCGGCCGGTTCGGTGGGTGCGGCCATCGCCGCCGTCCGGAGCCTGCGACCCGACATCGCCCTGGAGGTCGAGGTCGACACCCTGGACCAGCTCACCGAGGCCCTCGACCACGGCGCGACCCTCGTTCTGCTGGACAACTTCTCGCTGCGCGACACCGCGACCGCGGTGCGCCGGGCGGCCGCCTATCCGGAGGTCCGGCTCGAGGCGTCCGGCGGCCTGACCCTGGATCGGGCGCACGCCGTCGCCGCCACCGGCGTGCACTACCTGGCCGTCGGGGCGCTCACGCACTCCGCGCCGGCGTTGGACCTGGGCTTGGACCTGACCTGA
- the nadB gene encoding L-aspartate oxidase, which produces MTAWEAAADVVVVGSGVAGLTCARDAAAYGLSVLVVTKAGVDDGSTRWAQGGVAVVDEAAGDSVGAHLADTLSAGAGLCDPVAARDILAAGPTAVARLRRRGAVFDTDPDGVLLRTREGGHHADRIVHAGGDATGAEVARALTAPQGLPVTLADHLALDVALSPDGTAVGVRVLTPDGTTGSIRAAAVVLATGGLGQLFASSTNPAVATADGVAMALRAGAVTADLEFVQFHPTALFGGVAAGRRDLVTEALRGAGAVLVDGAGRSVTAGVHPAGDLAPRDVVALAVTRRMAENVCGIDDHVFLDARAVPEVTRRFPTVAAAAGELGLRLDRHLLPVSPAAHYSCGGVWTDRSGRTSVPGLWAVGEVARTGLHGANRLASNSLLEGLVMGGRAAAAIAAEPVRAADTATVRAPATRWCPPARREEFQRSMSRYAGIGRDAVGLGAVRRLAGRITDGGPGGAGPSRASVEATNLAQVGAVLAAAATARSAGVGCHVRTDDRPDGLVGSLFVSWRDGAPVVDDRRPSGREVANR; this is translated from the coding sequence GTGACCGCCTGGGAGGCGGCCGCGGACGTGGTCGTCGTCGGTTCCGGCGTCGCCGGGCTCACCTGCGCCAGAGACGCGGCCGCCTACGGCCTGTCGGTCCTCGTCGTCACCAAGGCCGGCGTCGACGACGGCAGTACCCGGTGGGCGCAGGGCGGGGTCGCCGTGGTGGACGAGGCGGCCGGCGACAGCGTCGGGGCGCATCTCGCCGACACGCTCAGCGCGGGCGCCGGGCTCTGCGATCCGGTCGCGGCCCGCGACATCCTGGCCGCGGGCCCGACGGCCGTGGCCCGGCTGCGCCGCCGGGGCGCGGTGTTCGACACCGACCCGGACGGCGTGCTGCTGCGCACCCGGGAGGGCGGGCACCACGCCGACCGGATCGTCCACGCCGGCGGCGACGCGACCGGCGCGGAGGTCGCCCGGGCGTTGACCGCGCCGCAGGGGCTGCCGGTGACGTTGGCCGACCATCTCGCTCTCGACGTCGCCCTCTCGCCGGACGGCACCGCCGTCGGGGTCCGGGTCCTCACGCCGGACGGGACGACGGGTTCGATCCGCGCCGCCGCGGTGGTGCTGGCCACCGGCGGGCTGGGTCAGCTGTTCGCGTCCAGCACCAACCCGGCCGTGGCCACCGCCGACGGTGTGGCGATGGCCCTGCGGGCCGGTGCGGTGACCGCGGACCTGGAGTTCGTGCAGTTCCATCCCACCGCGCTGTTCGGCGGCGTCGCCGCCGGGCGCCGGGACCTGGTGACCGAGGCCCTGCGCGGTGCGGGTGCGGTGCTCGTCGACGGCGCGGGCCGTTCGGTGACCGCCGGCGTGCACCCGGCGGGTGATCTGGCCCCGCGGGACGTCGTGGCACTGGCCGTCACCCGGCGGATGGCCGAGAACGTGTGCGGGATCGACGATCATGTCTTCCTGGACGCGCGGGCGGTACCGGAGGTGACTCGGCGGTTCCCCACGGTGGCCGCCGCCGCGGGCGAGCTGGGGCTGCGCCTGGACCGGCACCTGCTGCCGGTGTCGCCGGCGGCGCACTACAGCTGCGGGGGCGTGTGGACCGACCGCTCCGGGCGGACCTCGGTGCCCGGGCTGTGGGCGGTGGGGGAGGTGGCGCGGACGGGACTGCACGGTGCGAACCGGCTGGCGTCGAACTCGCTGCTCGAGGGTCTGGTGATGGGTGGCCGGGCGGCGGCGGCGATCGCGGCCGAGCCGGTGCGGGCGGCCGATACCGCGACGGTGCGGGCGCCGGCGACCCGGTGGTGCCCGCCGGCCCGGCGGGAGGAGTTCCAGCGCAGCATGAGTCGGTACGCCGGGATCGGCCGGGACGCGGTCGGACTGGGGGCGGTGCGTCGCCTCGCGGGGCGGATCACCGACGGGGGGCCGGGCGGCGCGGGGCCGAGCCGGGCGTCGGTCGAGGCCACGAACCTGGCGCAGGTCGGTGCCGTACTGGCGGCCGCGGCCACCGCGCGGAGCGCCGGCGTGGGATGCCACGTGCGGACCGATGACCGGCCGGACGGGCTGGTCGGCTCCTTGTTCGTGTCCTGGCGCGACGGCGCACCGGTGGTGGATGATCGGCGGCCCAGCGGACGAGAGGTGGCCAACCGATGA
- a CDS encoding NUDIX hydrolase — translation MTPDASPPCDPLRHEVLAAVFGVRADAQGFASLHVLVWQRAQAPDAGRWALPGGDLAAGEDVERSMRRHLADKVDLAEVAHLEQLATFSDPARVPGRRVVATAFVGLVPWGVHPSLPADTAWRSLDHLPPTALDHGRIIDRAHERLRGKLSYTNIAFALAQDSFTIASLARIYYAVLGHHVDPTNLQRILARRGMLQRTGGTASPGPAGGRPAAQYAFTTRELRVTDPFAAFRPPDH, via the coding sequence GTGACCCCTGACGCTTCCCCGCCGTGCGACCCGCTCCGGCACGAGGTCCTCGCCGCGGTGTTCGGCGTCCGCGCGGACGCGCAGGGCTTCGCCTCGCTGCACGTCCTCGTCTGGCAGCGCGCCCAGGCGCCCGACGCCGGACGCTGGGCCCTCCCCGGTGGCGACCTGGCCGCCGGCGAGGACGTCGAGCGCTCCATGCGGCGCCACCTCGCGGACAAGGTCGACCTGGCCGAGGTCGCCCACCTCGAGCAGCTGGCCACCTTCTCCGACCCCGCACGGGTTCCCGGCCGGCGGGTGGTGGCCACCGCGTTCGTCGGGCTGGTGCCGTGGGGCGTGCACCCATCACTGCCGGCGGACACCGCGTGGCGCTCGCTGGACCATCTGCCACCGACCGCGCTGGATCACGGCCGCATCATCGACCGCGCCCACGAACGGCTCCGGGGCAAGCTGTCGTACACCAACATCGCCTTCGCGCTGGCCCAGGACTCCTTCACCATCGCCTCGCTGGCACGGATCTACTACGCGGTGCTCGGTCACCACGTCGATCCGACCAACCTGCAGCGCATCCTGGCCCGCCGGGGGATGCTGCAGCGCACCGGCGGGACGGCCTCCCCCGGACCGGCCGGCGGACGCCCGGCCGCGCAGTACGCCTTCACCACCCGCGAGCTGCGGGTCACCGACCCGTTCGCCGCCTTCCGGCCACCGGACCACTGA
- a CDS encoding ABC transporter permease, translating to MTLDPQRSTSGIGPDQLSKVAGRSADAAPDPGRRSFLGSTSGKLILAAVVLFVVLSIVRVITGADELTAPGTVSATLRLSIPLLLAGLAGLWAERVGIVNIGIEGMMILGTWFGAYGAWKFGPWTGILLGIVGGCLGGLIHAVATVKFNVDHVISGVAINILALGATQYLSEIFFNGQQGGGVSKSPPQMAPVESLTAPYLAGGAVGGQPTSDLLGSLYDEKIPVVSDAAGVLRGVLTDLSWATIVALLLVPLTAFILWRTAFGLRLRSSGEAPAAAESLGVKVIRLRYLAMAVSGGLAGFGGAFLSIVASSAYREGQTANRGYIGLAIMIFGNWRPTGLLGGASLFGFTDALQLLGSSAIPALFLFVAFLLAMITLLQLRRKRMRAAVIAFVCAVGFLALYLTVDALTADLVTITPYVVTLLVLAVASQRLRPPAHAGLPYRSGDNH from the coding sequence ATGACCCTGGATCCGCAGCGTTCGACGTCGGGCATCGGCCCCGACCAGCTGAGCAAGGTGGCGGGCCGGTCGGCCGACGCCGCGCCCGACCCCGGTCGCCGCAGCTTCCTGGGCTCCACCAGCGGCAAGCTGATCCTGGCCGCCGTCGTGCTGTTCGTGGTGCTGTCGATCGTCCGGGTGATCACCGGCGCCGACGAGCTCACCGCCCCCGGCACCGTCTCGGCGACGCTGCGGCTGTCGATCCCGCTGCTGCTCGCCGGACTGGCCGGCCTGTGGGCGGAGCGGGTGGGCATCGTCAACATCGGTATCGAGGGGATGATGATCCTCGGCACCTGGTTCGGCGCCTACGGGGCGTGGAAGTTCGGTCCCTGGACCGGGATCCTGCTCGGCATCGTGGGCGGCTGCCTGGGTGGCCTGATCCACGCGGTGGCGACGGTGAAGTTCAACGTCGACCACGTGATCAGCGGTGTGGCGATCAACATCCTGGCCCTGGGGGCGACGCAGTACCTGTCGGAGATCTTCTTCAACGGGCAGCAGGGCGGTGGCGTGTCCAAGTCGCCGCCGCAGATGGCGCCCGTGGAGTCGCTCACCGCCCCCTACCTGGCCGGTGGGGCGGTGGGCGGCCAGCCCACCTCGGACCTGTTGGGCTCGCTCTACGACGAGAAGATCCCCGTGGTGTCCGACGCCGCCGGCGTGCTGAGGGGCGTGCTCACCGACCTGTCGTGGGCCACCATCGTGGCCCTGCTGCTGGTGCCGCTGACCGCGTTCATCCTGTGGCGCACCGCGTTCGGGCTGCGCCTGCGGTCCTCCGGCGAGGCGCCGGCCGCGGCGGAGAGCCTGGGCGTCAAGGTGATCCGGCTGCGCTACCTGGCGATGGCCGTCAGCGGCGGCCTGGCCGGTTTCGGTGGTGCGTTCCTGTCCATCGTGGCCAGCTCGGCCTACCGCGAGGGACAGACCGCCAACCGCGGGTACATCGGCCTGGCCATCATGATCTTCGGCAACTGGCGACCGACCGGGCTGCTCGGCGGCGCGTCGCTGTTCGGCTTCACCGACGCGCTGCAGCTGCTCGGATCCAGTGCGATCCCGGCGCTGTTCCTGTTCGTGGCGTTCCTGCTGGCGATGATCACGCTGTTGCAGCTCCGCCGGAAGCGGATGCGGGCGGCGGTCATCGCCTTCGTGTGCGCCGTCGGGTTCCTCGCGCTGTACCTGACGGTCGACGCGCTGACCGCCGACCTGGTGACGATCACGCCGTACGTGGTGACACTGCTGGTGCTCGCCGTCGCCTCCCAACGACTCAGACCACCGGCGCACGCCGGCCTGCCGTACCGATCCGGGGACAACCATTGA